A single genomic interval of bacterium HR34 harbors:
- the trmD gene encoding tRNA (guanine-N(1)-)-methyltransferase has protein sequence MPKIRFDVLTIFPSLFDCFLNESIINKAIKKGILKIDIHDVRNYITDKHKVVDDRPYGGGIGMVLKIDPFYNCLKSICRFKVLEKAKTTKKIEVLSKNTKIVLLGPRGKKFNQKKAYEYSKLNRLIMVAGRYEGIDERIKYLVDEEISIGDFVVMGGEVPAMMIIEAVSRLIPGVLGKPKLLDERITEDKGFIEYPQYTRPSIFEPKKGVKWEVPKVLLTGDHKKIAEWRQKKGKVVK, from the coding sequence ATGCCAAAAATAAGATTTGATGTTTTAACAATCTTTCCAAGTTTATTCGACTGCTTTTTAAATGAATCAATTATAAACAAGGCAATTAAAAAAGGTATTTTAAAAATAGATATTCACGATGTAAGAAACTATATCACTGATAAACACAAAGTAGTTGATGATAGGCCTTATGGAGGTGGTATTGGTATGGTTTTAAAAATTGATCCTTTTTATAATTGCTTAAAATCAATTTGCAGATTTAAAGTTTTAGAAAAAGCCAAAACAACAAAAAAAATAGAAGTTCTATCAAAAAACACAAAAATAGTTTTACTTGGGCCAAGAGGGAAAAAATTTAATCAAAAAAAAGCATATGAATATTCTAAATTGAATAGGTTAATAATGGTAGCTGGAAGATATGAAGGAATTGACGAAAGAATAAAATATTTAGTAGACGAGGAAATATCTATTGGCGATTTTGTAGTAATGGGTGGAGAAGTGCCGGCAATGATGATAATAGAAGCTGTTTCAAGGTTAATTCCAGGAGTTTTGGGCAAACCAAAATTATTAGATGAAAGAATTACAGAAGATAAAGGTTTTATAGAATACCCGCAATACACAAGGCCGTCTATTTTTGAACCAAAGAAAGGAGTGAAATGGGAAGTGCCAAAAGTTTTGCTAACAGGAGATCATAAAAAAATAGCCGAATGGCGTCAAAAAAAAGGAAAGGTTGTGAAATAA
- the rpsP gene encoding 30S ribosomal protein S16 produces MLTLKLRRLGRKNRPFFRIIVVDKRKHPKKGVAVDEVGYYDPIKKDVNVDKERVLDWIKKGVQPSATCYNLFVKLGIIKGKKIHKHKKKKVKEGEQAQKQGQQEVKTQGQNQVQAQENKAQENKESQQNTQTA; encoded by the coding sequence ATGCTTACATTAAAATTAAGAAGATTGGGAAGAAAAAATAGGCCATTTTTTAGAATAATAGTAGTTGATAAAAGGAAACATCCTAAAAAGGGTGTAGCAGTAGATGAGGTTGGCTATTATGATCCAATCAAAAAAGATGTTAATGTTGATAAAGAAAGAGTTTTAGATTGGATTAAAAAAGGGGTTCAACCATCAGCAACTTGTTATAATTTGTTTGTTAAATTAGGGATAATAAAAGGTAAGAAGATACACAAACACAAAAAGAAAAAAGTTAAAGAAGGAGAACAAGCGCAAAAACAGGGGCAGCAAGAAGTAAAAACACAGGGACAAAATCAGGTGCAGGCGCAGGAGAATAAAGCACAAGAAAATAAAGAAAGCCAACAAAATACCCAAACAGCATAA
- the rnc gene encoding Ribonuclease 3: protein MFNIEEFAEKIEKTIGEKFENKNLLVEAFVHRSFINENKDFPISSNERLEFLGDAILEFVVTEFLFSKFPDKKEGELTSLRAALVNTESLYNTAEKLGFGKLILLSKGERERQSEKAKKSIMADTFEAFLGALYLEKGPDKVKDFTKRNLLVKIDDIIEKKLYKDPKSLLQELVQERFSITPSYKILEEWGPDHDKHFVAGVYINDRLISKGEGTSKQEAELEAARKALENYNNLLSNNKL, encoded by the coding sequence ATGTTTAATATAGAAGAGTTTGCAGAGAAAATAGAAAAAACCATTGGAGAAAAATTTGAAAACAAAAATTTACTAGTTGAGGCTTTTGTTCATAGATCTTTTATAAATGAGAATAAGGATTTTCCAATTTCAAGCAATGAAAGATTGGAATTTTTAGGTGATGCAATTTTAGAATTCGTGGTTACAGAATTTCTTTTCTCTAAATTCCCAGATAAGAAAGAGGGAGAACTCACGAGTTTAAGAGCTGCGTTGGTTAACACAGAAAGTCTTTATAATACAGCCGAAAAACTTGGTTTTGGAAAATTAATTTTGCTTTCAAAAGGAGAAAGAGAAAGGCAATCTGAAAAAGCAAAAAAATCAATAATGGCAGATACATTTGAGGCGTTTTTAGGCGCTTTATATCTTGAAAAAGGACCTGATAAAGTAAAAGACTTTACAAAAAGGAATTTATTAGTTAAGATAGATGATATTATAGAAAAAAAACTTTACAAGGATCCAAAATCATTGCTGCAAGAGTTAGTGCAGGAAAGATTTTCAATAACTCCTTCTTATAAAATATTAGAAGAATGGGGCCCTGATCATGATAAACATTTTGTTGCAGGAGTTTATATAAATGATAGATTAATAAGTAAGGGCGAAGGAACATCAAAACAAGAGGCAGAATTAGAAGCAGCAAGAAAAGCATTAGAAAATTATAATAATTTATTAAGTAATAATAAATTATAA
- the nusB gene encoding N utilization substance protein B, with the protein MPRTFARSIILKALYEWELKEKEGDVFVFLGRNFDYFKNEERIKLTEDDYNFAKNLLSFILENLKDIDEIIKINSKEYNFEQIGIIEKNILRICTAELLKAKENDEYKKQVPEKVAINEAIEVSKLFCEEESTKFINGVLGTIFDYLKNNKVKNV; encoded by the coding sequence ATGCCACGAACTTTTGCAAGATCTATTATATTAAAAGCCCTTTATGAATGGGAGTTGAAAGAAAAAGAGGGCGATGTTTTTGTTTTTTTAGGCAGAAATTTTGATTATTTTAAAAATGAAGAAAGAATAAAACTCACAGAAGATGATTATAATTTTGCCAAAAATCTTTTATCCTTTATTTTAGAAAATTTAAAAGATATAGACGAAATAATTAAAATAAATTCCAAAGAATATAATTTTGAGCAAATAGGGATTATAGAAAAAAACATATTAAGAATTTGTACCGCCGAACTTCTAAAAGCAAAAGAAAACGATGAATACAAAAAACAGGTGCCGGAAAAAGTTGCCATAAATGAAGCAATTGAGGTATCAAAGTTATTTTGTGAAGAAGAATCAACAAAATTTATAAATGGTGTCTTGGGAACAATTTTTGATTATTTAAAAAACAATAAAGTGAAAAATGTTTAA
- the rpmF gene encoding 50S ribosomal protein L32 produces the protein MAAVPKKHTTKGKRNNRRMHIFIKQPNLISCPHCLKKILPHKVCPYCGYYKGIEFINVLEKIQKKEEKKKKEREELKQ, from the coding sequence ATGGCAGCAGTACCAAAAAAACATACAACAAAAGGAAAAAGAAACAACAGGCGAATGCATATTTTTATAAAACAGCCAAATTTAATTTCTTGTCCCCACTGCTTAAAGAAAATTTTACCTCATAAAGTGTGCCCTTATTGTGGATATTACAAAGGAATTGAGTTTATTAATGTTTTAGAAAAAATTCAAAAGAAAGAAGAAAAGAAGAAAAAAGAAAGAGAAGAACTTAAGCAGTAA
- the rnhB gene encoding Ribonuclease HII has product MITKPTIKQEKKLLKKGYKYILCLDEAGRGSLAGPVFASGVLILWDKNITRNKIFKELLKLARDSKLLTPLQREKIYEVIKKADFIVYSVSKVGVSVIDRINIKNASEKAMESCVKKIEKKIKRKVDIIIADGDNIKNEFLNSKNCLKIVKADRYIFTCALSSIIAKVERDRYMEKLNKMFPRYNFAKNKGYGTKEHLKAIKKYGLSKVHRKSFLKNL; this is encoded by the coding sequence ATGATAACAAAACCAACAATAAAGCAAGAAAAAAAGCTTCTTAAAAAAGGGTATAAATATATTTTATGTCTTGATGAGGCAGGAAGAGGAAGCTTAGCAGGACCTGTTTTTGCTAGCGGAGTTTTGATTTTGTGGGATAAAAATATAACAAGGAATAAAATTTTTAAAGAGTTGCTAAAATTAGCAAGAGATTCAAAACTTTTGACTCCTTTGCAAAGGGAAAAGATTTACGAGGTAATAAAAAAAGCCGATTTTATAGTTTATTCTGTTAGTAAGGTTGGAGTTTCTGTTATAGATAGAATTAACATTAAAAACGCCTCTGAAAAGGCAATGGAAAGCTGCGTCAAAAAAATAGAGAAAAAAATAAAAAGAAAAGTTGATATAATAATTGCAGATGGCGATAATATTAAAAATGAATTTCTGAATTCTAAAAATTGCTTAAAAATAGTAAAAGCAGACAGGTATATTTTCACCTGTGCCTTGTCTTCTATTATCGCCAAGGTTGAAAGAGATAGGTATATGGAAAAACTAAACAAAATGTTTCCTCGTTATAATTTTGCAAAAAATAAGGGGTATGGCACAAAGGAACATTTAAAGGCGATAAAAAAATACGGTTTATCAAAAGTGCATAGAAAAAGTTTTTTAAAAAATTTATAA
- the dnaE gene encoding DNA polymerase III subunit alpha: MSFTHLHCHSHYSLLDGLPKISELIERVKELKMDAVALTDHGVLYGAVEFFKEAKRQGIKPLIGCEVYVARNSMHDKKPGVDDVRYHMILIAKNKIGYKNLVKLVTKAHLEGFYYKPRIDENLLAQYSEGLIGTSGCLNGKIPRLILAGKMEEAKETAKLYNKIFGKGNFFFELQHHPNIEEQLKLNEVLIKLSKELNIPLVATNDSHYLKKEDAKAQDILMLINTGADPNDPERLSLLLDDFSIKSQEEMEKAFHDIPQALENTELISKMCDFEFEFGNIKLPYFKVPERKTPEQYLRELALEGLKQRFGENPPLRAKERLDYELSVIEKTGFSSYFLIVMDIIKWAKQNRIVVGPGRGSVGGSLVAYCIGITNVDPLKYDLLFERFLNPERISMPDIDIDFTDRRRDEVIKYAAEKYGKENVAQIITFGTMAARAVVRDVGRALGYEYSYCDKIAKMIPQGFSLKDCLEKIKEFKQLYQEDEKAKNLIDNAFKLEGVARHASVHACGVVISKDPLTELIPLQTAPQQENVIITQYEMKSCEELGLLKMDFLGLKNLTIIEDTLAKIYKIHNKKIDIDNLPLDDKKTYELLQRGDTVGVFQLESSGMRRYLKMLKPTKFEDIIAMIALYRPGPMEFVPTFIKRKHGEEKVEYLHPALKDILDETYGICIYQEQLMKIAQKLAGFTLSEADVLRKAVGKKIKELLLEQETKLIEGMKKNGIPEKIARKIWEWILPFARYGFNKSHSTAYALIAYQTAYLKAHYPLEFMSSLLTSELNDVERVGFLIEECKKMGIEVLPPDINESFITFSVVPGKNQIRFGLLAIKNVGENVVKEIIRERKERGPFKSVEDFLLRVDPKIINKKSLESLVKAGVFDKFEERNKLFFNLEKLLEFVRENEKTKSSKQTSLFGNNQESNKGNLTLENTKELDEQTKLNWEKELLGLYISGHPLKKFEKFSNNFMKIASIKNRELNERKIIYSGNKVVIQNDKVKVLGVVTSVKKIITKKGSPMMFVKIEDLTGNLEVILFPGIIENSPIEIKENKIICVIGRVDNKGEEPKIICEQIQEILEENNS, encoded by the coding sequence ATGTCTTTTACTCATTTACATTGCCATTCGCATTATAGTTTATTAGATGGTTTGCCAAAGATTTCAGAATTAATTGAGAGAGTAAAAGAATTAAAAATGGATGCTGTTGCCTTAACAGACCACGGTGTTTTATATGGCGCTGTAGAATTTTTCAAAGAAGCAAAAAGACAAGGTATAAAACCTCTAATAGGTTGCGAGGTTTATGTTGCCCGAAATAGTATGCACGATAAAAAACCAGGAGTAGATGATGTTAGATATCATATGATTTTGATTGCAAAAAATAAAATAGGTTATAAAAATTTAGTAAAACTTGTAACAAAAGCGCATTTAGAAGGGTTTTATTACAAACCAAGAATAGACGAAAATCTTTTAGCTCAATACAGTGAAGGTTTAATTGGCACATCAGGATGTCTTAATGGAAAAATTCCTCGATTAATTTTAGCCGGGAAAATGGAAGAAGCAAAAGAAACAGCGAAATTATATAACAAAATTTTTGGCAAGGGTAATTTCTTTTTTGAACTTCAACACCACCCAAATATAGAAGAACAATTAAAGTTAAATGAAGTTTTAATTAAGCTTTCAAAAGAATTAAATATTCCTTTAGTAGCGACAAATGACAGCCACTATTTAAAAAAGGAAGATGCAAAAGCGCAGGATATTTTAATGTTAATTAACACAGGCGCAGACCCCAACGATCCTGAAAGGTTAAGTTTACTTTTAGACGATTTTTCTATTAAATCGCAAGAAGAAATGGAAAAAGCGTTTCATGATATTCCTCAAGCGCTTGAAAACACAGAATTAATATCCAAAATGTGCGATTTTGAGTTTGAATTTGGGAATATAAAGTTGCCATATTTTAAAGTGCCAGAAAGAAAAACTCCAGAGCAATATCTAAGAGAATTGGCTTTGGAAGGTTTGAAACAAAGATTTGGCGAAAATCCTCCTCTTAGAGCAAAAGAAAGATTAGATTATGAGCTGTCTGTTATAGAAAAAACAGGCTTTTCATCCTATTTTTTAATAGTTATGGATATTATAAAATGGGCGAAACAAAACAGAATTGTTGTTGGGCCTGGAAGAGGGTCTGTTGGCGGTTCTTTGGTTGCTTATTGTATAGGAATCACAAACGTAGATCCATTAAAATATGATCTTCTTTTTGAAAGATTTTTAAACCCTGAAAGAATTTCAATGCCAGATATTGATATAGACTTTACAGATAGAAGAAGAGATGAAGTTATAAAATACGCTGCTGAAAAATACGGCAAAGAAAATGTTGCTCAGATTATAACTTTTGGAACAATGGCAGCCCGCGCTGTTGTAAGGGATGTTGGTAGGGCTTTAGGGTATGAGTATAGTTACTGCGACAAAATAGCAAAAATGATACCCCAAGGCTTTTCTTTAAAAGATTGTCTTGAAAAAATTAAAGAATTCAAACAGTTATACCAAGAAGATGAAAAAGCAAAGAATTTAATTGACAACGCTTTTAAATTAGAAGGTGTTGCAAGACATGCTTCTGTTCACGCTTGCGGTGTTGTTATTTCAAAAGATCCTTTAACAGAACTAATTCCCTTACAAACCGCTCCTCAACAAGAAAATGTAATAATAACTCAATATGAAATGAAGTCTTGTGAAGAATTGGGTTTGCTTAAGATGGATTTTTTAGGCCTTAAAAACTTAACAATAATTGAAGATACACTTGCTAAAATTTATAAAATTCACAACAAAAAAATTGATATAGACAACCTTCCTTTAGACGATAAAAAAACTTATGAGTTGCTGCAAAGAGGAGATACTGTAGGTGTGTTCCAACTTGAAAGTTCTGGAATGAGAAGGTATTTAAAAATGTTAAAACCGACAAAGTTTGAAGATATAATCGCAATGATTGCTCTCTACCGCCCCGGCCCAATGGAATTTGTTCCAACTTTTATTAAAAGAAAACACGGAGAAGAAAAAGTAGAATACCTGCATCCTGCCCTAAAAGATATTTTAGACGAAACATACGGAATTTGTATATATCAAGAACAGTTAATGAAAATCGCTCAAAAATTGGCAGGATTTACTTTGTCTGAGGCCGATGTTTTAAGAAAGGCGGTCGGTAAAAAAATAAAAGAACTTTTATTAGAACAGGAGACAAAGCTTATTGAAGGAATGAAGAAAAATGGTATACCTGAGAAAATAGCAAGGAAAATTTGGGAATGGATACTGCCTTTTGCAAGATACGGATTTAATAAATCCCACAGCACTGCCTATGCTTTAATTGCTTATCAGACAGCGTATTTGAAAGCCCACTACCCTCTTGAGTTTATGTCTTCTCTTTTAACTTCTGAATTGAACGATGTTGAGAGAGTTGGATTTTTAATTGAAGAGTGTAAAAAAATGGGAATAGAAGTTTTACCACCTGATATAAACGAAAGTTTTATAACTTTTAGTGTTGTACCCGGAAAAAATCAAATAAGATTTGGTTTGCTTGCTATTAAAAATGTTGGAGAAAATGTTGTAAAAGAAATAATTAGAGAAAGAAAAGAAAGAGGGCCTTTCAAGAGCGTTGAAGACTTTTTGTTAAGAGTTGATCCAAAAATAATAAATAAAAAATCGCTTGAAAGTTTAGTAAAGGCAGGTGTTTTTGATAAATTTGAGGAAAGAAATAAATTGTTTTTTAATTTAGAAAAATTATTGGAATTTGTAAGAGAAAATGAAAAAACGAAATCTTCAAAACAAACAAGTTTGTTTGGCAATAACCAAGAATCAAACAAGGGCAATTTAACGCTTGAAAATACAAAAGAACTTGATGAACAAACAAAACTGAACTGGGAAAAAGAACTTTTGGGTTTGTATATATCTGGCCACCCCCTTAAAAAATTTGAAAAATTTTCTAATAATTTTATGAAAATTGCAAGTATTAAAAACAGGGAACTTAACGAAAGAAAAATAATTTATTCTGGCAACAAAGTTGTTATACAAAATGATAAAGTAAAGGTTTTGGGAGTGGTAACCTCTGTAAAAAAAATAATAACCAAAAAGGGTTCTCCTATGATGTTCGTGAAAATTGAAGATCTAACAGGAAACCTTGAAGTTATACTTTTCCCTGGTATTATAGAGAATTCACCAATAGAAATAAAAGAAAACAAAATAATATGCGTTATAGGAAGGGTTGACAACAAAGGTGAAGAACCAAAAATTATTTGCGAACAGATACAAGAGATATTAGAAGAAAATAATAGTTAA
- the thrZ gene encoding Threonine--tRNA ligase 2 — protein MKNKVNNKNNENDILNKKRHSLTHILAMAVKMFYPQAKLGIGPIIENGFYYDFDFPENVKITPQDLQKIEKEMKKIIKRNIKFERKMISRKEAEELLKDEPYKLELLREIEGDKISFYKSGDFIDLCKGGHIENTNQIDPESFKLHKIAGAYWRGDEKNKMLTRIYGIAFNTKKELDEYFEKLKEAEKRDHTKLAKDMDLYHIDYLCGPGLPLWHPKGAILRKTIEKYLTDLNLSYGYLPVITPHIAQTDLWKQSGHLDFYRENMYPVMKLDEKEYIAKPMSCPLHILIYKSHIRSYKDLPIRYFENATVYRYEKSGVLHGLTRVRMVTQDDGHIFVNEENLGKEIERILRQVKTVLKDFKIKDYYVTLSTKPEKYIGSDKIWEKAENVLLWAIKRGKFNYEIAKGEGAFYGPKIDLHIKDALGRLWQCSTLQVDFNLPEKLNVEYIDKKGNRKKVIMLHRALIGAFERFIGVLLEYHKGVLPLWVAPVQLWIVPVGSKHKKYAKEVYKKAKELGIKAELKDENGTIGKKIRNSIVEKIPYVAVIGDKELKNKSVRIREITKGDLGEVKVKKFLDDILSKIENKK, from the coding sequence ATGAAAAACAAAGTAAACAACAAAAATAACGAAAACGACATTTTAAATAAAAAAAGACACTCTTTGACTCATATTTTGGCAATGGCTGTTAAAATGTTTTATCCGCAAGCAAAACTTGGAATAGGCCCTATTATAGAAAATGGTTTTTATTATGATTTTGATTTTCCTGAAAATGTAAAAATAACTCCTCAAGATCTTCAAAAAATCGAAAAAGAAATGAAAAAAATAATCAAAAGAAACATAAAATTTGAAAGGAAAATGATATCAAGGAAAGAAGCGGAAGAGTTATTAAAAGACGAACCCTACAAATTAGAGCTTTTAAGAGAAATAGAAGGAGACAAAATTTCTTTTTATAAAAGCGGTGATTTTATTGACCTGTGCAAGGGCGGACATATTGAAAACACGAACCAAATAGATCCAGAGTCGTTTAAACTTCACAAAATAGCAGGCGCTTATTGGAGAGGAGATGAAAAAAATAAAATGCTAACCAGAATTTACGGAATCGCTTTCAATACTAAAAAAGAGTTAGATGAATATTTTGAAAAACTAAAAGAAGCAGAAAAAAGAGATCATACAAAGCTGGCAAAAGATATGGATTTATATCACATAGATTATCTTTGCGGACCGGGGTTACCTTTGTGGCATCCAAAAGGAGCAATTTTAAGAAAAACAATAGAAAAATATCTAACCGATTTAAATTTAAGTTATGGTTATTTACCTGTAATAACCCCTCATATAGCCCAAACTGACTTATGGAAACAATCCGGTCATTTAGATTTTTACAGAGAAAATATGTACCCTGTTATGAAACTTGATGAAAAAGAATACATCGCAAAACCAATGAGTTGTCCTTTGCATATTTTAATATACAAAAGCCATATAAGATCTTATAAAGACCTGCCAATAAGATATTTTGAAAACGCAACTGTTTACAGATATGAAAAATCAGGAGTTTTACATGGTTTAACAAGAGTAAGAATGGTAACTCAAGATGATGGCCATATATTTGTTAACGAAGAAAATTTAGGAAAGGAAATAGAAAGAATTCTAAGACAAGTAAAAACTGTGCTAAAAGATTTCAAAATAAAAGATTATTATGTTACCCTATCAACAAAACCTGAAAAATATATCGGCAGCGATAAAATATGGGAAAAGGCTGAAAATGTTCTTTTATGGGCTATTAAAAGAGGTAAATTTAACTATGAAATAGCAAAGGGTGAAGGCGCTTTTTATGGTCCTAAAATAGACCTTCACATTAAAGACGCTTTGGGAAGATTATGGCAATGCTCGACCTTGCAGGTAGATTTTAATTTACCAGAAAAACTTAATGTTGAATATATAGACAAAAAAGGCAACAGAAAAAAAGTTATAATGCTGCACAGGGCTTTAATAGGCGCTTTTGAAAGATTTATAGGAGTTTTACTTGAATATCACAAGGGCGTTTTACCTCTTTGGGTGGCGCCTGTGCAATTGTGGATAGTTCCTGTTGGCTCAAAACATAAAAAATACGCAAAAGAAGTTTATAAAAAAGCAAAAGAACTTGGCATAAAAGCAGAATTAAAAGATGAAAACGGAACAATAGGAAAGAAAATAAGAAACTCAATAGTAGAAAAAATTCCCTATGTGGCTGTTATTGGCGATAAAGAATTAAAAAACAAATCAGTTAGAATAAGAGAGATTACAAAAGGAGACTTGGGAGAAGTAAAAGTTAAAAAGTTTCTGGATGATATTTTAAGCAAAATAGAAAATAAAAAATAA
- a CDS encoding putative peptidase, with product MKITKVQKFIKNNEAYLITNNYNISYLLENDESLPEEKTAILLITKKEVYIFKNPLSELKIGKRGISKNKIKIIVLSKETPLTKTLKDIFTLHNINNLFFEESDLKVKELETIKNNLRGVKFLKSNSFIESLRITKTEEEIRLLKRAQTLSLKCLNKGIEFIKQNKLKHITEKDLSAFLLYEINKIKDCKESFSPVVAFDKNSAIPHHYPTNKKITKGVLLIDLGVKYKGYCGDITRTIYFGKPDRKFIYRYNLVKTAKNLATNEAKPGKSFYDIHQLVVDYFTKYKVDKYFIHSIGHGIGREVHEKPIVSAGDKLTKNCVITIEPGLYFPNKYGIRIEDMVVISE from the coding sequence ATGAAAATAACAAAAGTGCAAAAATTTATTAAAAATAACGAGGCATATTTGATAACTAACAATTATAATATATCATACCTCTTAGAAAATGACGAATCGCTTCCAGAAGAAAAAACAGCAATACTTTTAATAACTAAGAAAGAAGTTTATATATTCAAAAATCCTCTTTCTGAACTCAAAATTGGCAAAAGAGGAATTAGTAAAAACAAAATAAAAATTATTGTTTTATCAAAAGAAACTCCTCTCACAAAAACATTAAAGGATATTTTCACTCTTCATAATATAAATAACCTATTTTTTGAGGAAAGTGATTTAAAAGTGAAAGAGCTTGAAACCATTAAAAACAACTTGCGAGGCGTAAAGTTTTTAAAATCAAACTCATTTATAGAATCTTTAAGGATAACCAAAACAGAAGAAGAAATAAGGCTTTTAAAAAGAGCGCAGACTTTGTCTTTGAAATGCTTAAATAAAGGCATAGAATTTATAAAACAGAATAAATTAAAACATATAACAGAAAAAGACTTATCTGCCTTTTTGTTATACGAAATAAATAAAATTAAAGATTGCAAAGAAAGTTTCTCTCCTGTTGTTGCCTTTGACAAAAATTCAGCAATACCTCACCACTACCCTACTAATAAAAAAATAACAAAGGGCGTCTTGCTAATAGATTTAGGAGTAAAATATAAAGGATATTGCGGAGATATAACAAGAACAATATATTTTGGCAAACCTGATAGAAAATTTATTTACCGATATAATTTAGTTAAAACAGCAAAAAATTTAGCAACAAATGAAGCAAAACCCGGAAAAAGTTTTTACGATATTCACCAATTAGTAGTAGATTATTTTACGAAATATAAAGTTGATAAATACTTTATTCATTCAATAGGCCATGGAATTGGCAGAGAGGTTCATGAAAAACCTATTGTATCTGCCGGCGACAAACTAACCAAAAACTGCGTCATCACCATAGAACCCGGCCTCTATTTCCCTAACAAATATGGAATAAGAATTGAGGATATGGTGGTAATTAGCGAATAA
- the idi gene encoding Isopentenyl-diphosphate Delta-isomerase yields the protein MDEKIILVDENDNEIGFEEKLEVHKKGKLHRAFSIFVFNSKGELLIQKRAKNKYHSGGLWTNTCCSHPHPGENLEEAVHRRLKEEMGFDCNLKEIFSFIYKVKFENGLTENELDHVFIGVYDGEVKPNQNEVEDFKWVNINTLLKDIQFNEDKYTYWFKLILPKVVIFVK from the coding sequence ATGGATGAGAAAATTATACTTGTTGATGAAAATGATAACGAGATCGGCTTCGAAGAAAAGCTTGAAGTTCATAAAAAAGGGAAATTGCATAGAGCTTTTTCTATATTTGTTTTTAATTCAAAAGGGGAATTATTAATCCAAAAAAGGGCTAAAAATAAATATCATTCTGGAGGATTGTGGACGAATACTTGTTGTAGCCACCCTCATCCTGGTGAAAATTTAGAAGAAGCAGTTCATAGAAGGTTGAAGGAAGAGATGGGTTTTGATTGTAATTTGAAAGAAATTTTTAGTTTTATATACAAAGTTAAATTTGAGAATGGTTTAACAGAAAATGAACTTGACCACGTTTTTATAGGCGTATATGATGGAGAAGTAAAGCCTAACCAAAATGAAGTAGAGGATTTTAAATGGGTTAATATAAATACTCTTTTAAAAGATATCCAGTTTAATGAAGATAAATATACTTATTGGTTTAAATTAATTCTTCCTAAGGTTGTTATTTTTGTAAAATAA
- the proS_2 gene encoding Proline--tRNA ligase, whose product MFKKLVDFLHKENKIKHKLLQHKIVYTALDKAKTLNVQAQKVLKSLVVKAGNKYYLVVLPADKNLDLNKLKQKLNQLLKKNKGKLVDKVEIVKENWIKKNIKGVKIGNIVPFGFFWELPTIVDKSVLKIKNVIINSGDYDKSIELPSSVFKKISDLIILSGISIKKKVADIKQKRKNKQKQR is encoded by the coding sequence ATGTTTAAAAAACTTGTGGATTTTTTACATAAAGAAAATAAAATAAAGCACAAACTTTTACAACATAAAATAGTCTACACTGCTTTAGATAAAGCAAAAACTTTAAACGTTCAGGCGCAAAAAGTTTTGAAAAGTTTGGTTGTCAAGGCAGGAAATAAGTATTATCTTGTTGTTTTACCAGCAGACAAAAATTTAGATTTGAACAAACTAAAACAAAAACTTAATCAACTATTGAAAAAAAACAAGGGAAAACTTGTAGATAAAGTTGAAATAGTTAAAGAAAATTGGATAAAGAAAAATATTAAAGGAGTAAAAATTGGCAATATTGTTCCTTTTGGATTTTTTTGGGAATTGCCAACAATTGTTGATAAAAGCGTTTTAAAAATTAAAAATGTAATTATAAATTCAGGCGATTATGATAAATCAATAGAATTACCCTCATCCGTGTTTAAAAAAATAAGCGATTTGATAATTTTATCAGGTATAAGCATAAAAAAGAAAGTTGCAGACATAAAACAAAAAAGAAAAAATAAACAAAAACAGAGATAA